In Verrucomicrobiota bacterium, the genomic window AGGACCGCCCGGAGCGGCCGGGGGAGCGCAAATTCGAGAAACGTCCGCCCAGGCCCGGAGGTCCACCCCGGCCCGACGAAAGGAAGGAACGGTTTGCCCGGCGCGTCGAGGTGAGCATCAATATCATTCCGGAGGAAAAAGGCGTCGAATCGTTGGCCAAACAAATCCACTTGACCGGCCGCGCGTATCCGTTGTTTGGGGTGGCCGCGCTGGTCCTGAAACGGCCCGACCGTTACCAGGCGCGCTTCAATGTGGTGAAGGACTCGGAAGGCAAGGTCGTCCAGCCGCTCTTTGTTTGCGGGTTGGACGAAACGCTCTGGCTGTCAGAAAGGGACGCGGTCGATCACGTGCTGACCAAGCATTTCGCAACGTTTTATCAGGCGGAACGCGTGGCGACGGATCCGCCGAAGGGCACGTACACGTTCGTGGCCCAGTGCGGCATGAGCGGAACCATTCTGGGGCCGCCGAATTATCACGATTATCAAAACAAACTCCGCCGATTGCACGGGGAGCGGTTCGCGCACGTTCCGTTCGACACCTTCAAATCCCGAATCAAAATCGTCCGCGACGAGGCCGTGGTGAAGAAATGGATCGAAGAGCAAAGCTGGAAGACTGAATACGTTTGCCTCAACGTTCCCGAAGCCACCAAACTGGCGAACCTGGACGACGTGGAAAAGCACTTCCGCGAATTGCACCTTCCCATCGTCATCAAGCCGGTGGAAGCGCACACCCTTCCAGGCCACGCCGCGCTCGGTTTGCCAGACCGCTCTCTCCAAAGCGCGGTCCGCCGGGCGTTGGATGAACAGATTCGCTTTCCCCTCAAAGTCGTGAACGTTCTGAGCCAGCAATTCGCGACGCATGGCCTCCAGTTCTTCAAGGTGAACAAGACGGTCACGCACGTCGCCGTGGCGCGACCGCATTACCTGGATTTGGAAGCAACTCCGGTTTCCGACGGCATCAAACGCATCGTCGAGCTAATCAATGCCACGCCAAACTGCACGCGGCGAAAACTTCTCGAATCACTCGCTCCGAGCGCTCCGATGACTTCAGGTGAGAAGAAGGAAGGCGCGGCTCAGACTGAGACCGCTCCGCCCAGCCCGGAGGCCGCAGGCGTGGTCAGCGATTTGCACTGGCTCATTCACCAGGGCCATGTGATTGAGTTTTCGAGCGGCGTATTGGAGACGGCCAAGAAACCACTCCCGCGTCCTCCCAGACCTGAACCCGCGAACGCTCCGTTGCCAGCCGGTGAGGCTCCAGCCACACCCGCCCCGCATGCCCATGAAGACACGGGCCCGGCCACTTCCCCGCCCACTGCGGAGTTGCCAAAAGAAGCAGTGGCAAACCCTGACCCGACGACGACCCCGGATCCACGTCCAGGTGCCGGAGCGCCCGTCGCAGATGATGCGCCCTCGGGATCGAGTTCGGATCTGGGTCTTGCGACAACCGCTTCTGACGAATCGGCTGCGCCAGCCAGCCGCGTGGCCGGATCTCCAGATTAGTTTCTTCTGAAAACCAACTCCGTTCCGCCCCATCCATCTTTATGCCCTTGAATAATCCTGACCTTACAAAGCAACCTCCTCGAAGCGCGCGTGTTCGGCTGGGTGGCTATGCCATCCTGCCGCGGATGCTGGATAAGGGCCGAGCCGCCATTGCGGGCAAGAACGGGGAATACAAGTTCGCCTGCCCGCTCGACCAGCGATTCCTCCAGTTTGCCGGTGCTGATGCTGAAGCCCTGAAAGCGCAGCTCGCGGCGGGAAAATCCGACAGCGAGATTCTCGATTGGATCAACGCCAATTCAAAAACCAAGCCTTCCCCCGCCGACATCGCCGCTTGGTCCGCTCTCCAGGAACAACGCGTGCCGACTGATCCGGAATCTCGGAAGTTTTTCAATGACATCCACGCCTCCGTCGCCCCGAAGCGAACGGACATTGCGACCTGGTTCGATCTCCTGGATCTCGACGATTACGTCAGCTTCGGCGGCAAGCCGTAATCCCGCGGATGGTAGGGCGAGTCCGTCCCGGCGAGCCGCTCGACGTGACTGGAACACGTCCGACTCGGCTCCCTGGGGACAGGCTCGCCCTACCGTCTGGTTCATGGGAAGCGTCCTTGGTCTGATTACCATGCACCCGCCCCGTGAACCAGGTAGGGACGGATTCCACTCCGTCCCAGACTTTCTTGATCCATCGAGCGAAACAAATTCCAGGGACGCCGTGGAACGCGTCCCTACCGGTTTCATGGGAAGCGACAGTGAGGAAATCCGGTGGATTTCGCGTCACGCCGTGACCTTCCTGAGATAATCGAAGGAGAAAATGCCCGATGAATGTCCGTCGGCCCACACGGGCTGAATGGCGTAACTCCCGACGCGAACGATCTGGCGTAACTGGAAGGCTGCGGGCGACAACGGCTTTTCCGGCATTTTATAAACGTTCCCCATCACGTCCATTTCTCCTTTGCACCCGGCGCAAGGACAATGACGTCGGAGGTTTTCGAGAGAAACGAAGCTCTCCGAGCCATCTTCCCACTTGATGGCCAGTTCGGCTCCAATCTGTTGGATGTCCGTCGGTCGCACACAAGCAGCGTAAAGGATGCGTTCAAGCAGGTCGATCAAATCGACGAAGGAGGCGATTTCTTTGAGGCGAAAAACAAAGATAGTTTAATCTAACTTTTATAGTTGACACTAAGTATCATCCCGCGTAAATACGACCTCGCTAGAGTTCAAATCAGATCATGAAATACTGCACCATTCTCAGTCTGGTTGCGGCCGCAGCCGCTCTCCAACTAAACCTGAACGCCGCTTCGGTTCATTCCACGGACCTTCTCAAGGTGGTCAAGGCCCAAACTCCGCTCAAGCTTGATCCTCCAGGCACACCTCGAAAATTGGCGTCCGACGGCAATGTAGGGGGAATCATGGACAACTCTTTCTTCGTCGAGGAAGCCTACAATCAGGAGACTGGAGTGGTGCAGCATATCTTCAACGGCATTTATGGCGTGGACCGTCTCCCCGGACCGGACGACAAGAGCCTGGCGCTGGTCTTTACGCAAGAATGGCCGGTGTTCAGTCAGACTCACCAGTTCAGTTACACGGTGCCTTACTACTTCGCTGAAACGGCCGGCCAATCGGACAATGGATTTGGGGACGTTCTTCTCAACTACCGCTACCAGGCCTATTTCAGCGAAGACACCCTGCGCGCGTTCGCGCCGCGGTTCAGCCTCGTTCTCCCGACCGGCAACAACGACGACGGCCTTGGGGAGGATACGGTAGGATACCAATGGAACCTCCCCTTCAGCACTGCCGTGGGCGATAGCTGGTTTGCTCACGCCAACGCCGGGCTAACCTATCTGCCGGATGCAGGTCCGAGTCCAGGAAACGACCTCTTACACTACAATGTGGGCGCAAGCGCGATCTACGCGCCCACGCGGAATCTGCACTTCATGCTGGAATGGATCGGACTTTGGAACGAAGGACCAGGCGCGAGCGGCGGCCTGGAGCGTGAATTCGAGGCGATCCTCGCCCCGGGAATCCGCCGCGCATTCGATTTGGCCAACGATTCCCAATTGGTTATTGGATTGGGGGTCCCGATTGGACTTACGTCATCCGCGCCGGATTTTGGCGTCTTCCTGTACCTTTCCTTCGAACATGGATTCCTTCGGAAGCAAAAATAGTAGCTCACTATGGTCCAACCTATGAACTCGACTCTACGCACCGCGGAATTGAATGGGGAACGCCCACTGCGCCGTAGCGCAGATTTTCAATCTGCCGTATCGCAGGTTTTCAACCTGCTGGGGCTCCGGCTCCTGAGCTTGCTCTTGTTTGCGGCATTTGCACCCCCCGCGGCGCGCGCGCACATCATTCCACCGGAGAAGTTGCATCCGGTCGCCGAGGCTTATCGACGCGCGAGTTTTGTTTTGAACCTCAATCCTGTGAAATGGGATATCGCACGATCCGACAGCCTGGATCTGGCGAATTATTGGCGGAGCTTCGATCCTTTCGCGGCGGAGAAGCTCGCCAAGGAAATTGAAACCGTGATTTCCAGGGCCACGCTCGTGCCGAACGAAATCGCCCGCATCGAACCGATGCCTCGGCAGGAAGCGGCTTCCCGCGTGCTGGGCCTGTTGACCAAAGCGGTCCCGCCCATCGTCCGGGCCCATTTGCAGGAAGCCGAAAGACGGATCGCAGAGCGGACTGCCGCGCTTGACCACGTCCATCAAGCGCAGGGCGCATTCGGTGCTGTCGAAGACGTGATTCTGGCGAGCGATCCAACGGCCGGGCATCGCCTGGGCCAATGCTGGCTCAAGCTGGCCAGCGCCATTGGCAATCCGGGATTGCTCGGTGTGGGCGCGATTCAACCAGACCCGGCGTCTTTTCGCAGCGAAGCGCGGGAAATCCTGCAATACCTTGACGCCAATTACGGGGAGGATTTCAGCGTTCCGGTTGGCCGAAAGCTGGCCCCGTGGCCATTGAAGAGCTCGACTTTCAACCCGAAAGCCGCCCTGCCGATCAAGCTCCCGCCCGGAAGCAATGTGAACAAACAGATTCCGCGGCCCCGCCAGATTCTGAATATGACAGCCCGCGGCGTGGATGAATCCGAGACCGCGCTCATCGCGCTCGGTGATATGGCGTTTGACAGCGCATATATTTACGGGGAGCCGATGCGGTCGCTGGGAATGTCCTGCAACACGTGCCACAACAAGAGCATCACCAACCCGAACTTGTTCGTTCCCGGTCTGTCCGCTCGCCCCGGAGGGATGGATGTTTCCAACAGTTACTTCGCGCCACACGCCAACAACGGTCACTTTGATCCGCTGGATACGCCGGATTTGCGCGGGATCCGTTTCACGGCGCCGTACGGCCGAAACGGACGATTCGCTTCTCTGCGGGAATTTGTGCGCAACGTGATTGTCAACGAATTCAACGGGCCGGAGCCAGCCCCCATGCTGTTGGATGGCATGATTGCGTACATGAACGAATTCGAGTTCCTGTCGAATCCCGCCTTGACCAAAGACGGCCGTCTGAATGAGAGCGCGCCAGAGGCGGCCCGGCGCGGCGAAAAGATTTTCCACCGAACGTTTCCGCAAATGAACGGCAGGAGCTGCGCGACGTGCCATATCCCTTCGGCCAACTTCCTGGATCACCGCCGCCATGACATCGGAAGCGTCAAAGGCTACGAAGCCGGCTCGCGCGACCGAGCCCTGGATACCCCCACCCTGCTGAGCGCCAAATACACGCCGCCTTACTTCCATGATGGCAGTCTGCCGACCCTGCAGGCGGTCAATGAATGGTTCGACAAGACCTACGAACTCGGCCTCAGTTCCGGTGAGTTGGATGATTTGACCGCTTACGTGGAAACGGTCGGCGACGGCGTTGAAGCTTACGAAGGCACTCCGTACTATTTGGATGCCGAGATGGAGGAGTTCAGTTTCTTCCTGTCCGCTTTCGAATTCCTGGACGAGAAAAACAAACCGGAACTCATGAACGCGACTTTCCAAACCGTCGCCCTCGAAATCCGGAATCACAAATGGGAACTGCAAGACCCGGCCTCAAGACCGGTCATGGACCAATTGGCCGGAATCCTGGACGAAGCCTACGCCGCGAGCCTGGCGGGCGATCGCGCCTCGGTCCGGAATAAAGTCGAAGCCTACCGCACGTTGTACCAGGCAAATGTGGATCGGTTGAAGTAGCGCTTCGCCCGCAACAACATAATCAAATTTGACGCAGCAAATGAATAGCCACCGAGAATCCCGAGAATCGAAAGCCGGCGAGAGCGTTGCTCAAGCCGTCGCATCGTGTGCGGGCCGCCCGCACAACCGCAGCGCAGATTTGCAATCTGCTGTATCGCCGATTTCCAATCGGCAGAGCGCCCGACAGGGCAGAGCGCCTCTTGATTGGCTGGAGACCCAGCAGGTTGAAAACCTGCGATACGGCAGATTGGAAATCTGCGCTACCAGTTTGCGGCGTCTGCGCTATAGACTAGGCACTCTGCGCTTGCGAGCGCATCGCCAAGCGATTTTGGCGATCTTGGCCTGCGGCCTTCTCATGCTTCAATTTTCGACCTTCGCTCAAGAACAACCACAGGGCGGCGCCCGCAAGCACCCCTATCCCGAGAAAGTTCCGTTGAACGCCAAAGCGGAACCGCTGCGGATCGCTTTCATCTCCTACGCCAACCCGCAGACCGTCGTCAAAGACAGTGAGGCCGTGGTTCGATACCTCGGCCAGTTCGTGGGCGTACCTATCCAAAGCTCCGTCACGCTGGATTACGGATCCTCCATTGAAGCGATGCGCGGCGGCAAAGCGGATCTGGCGTTCGTCGATCCCCTGGCCTTCATGATGGCGCACGAGCAAATCGGCGCCCTGCCCTTGTTGCTGGAAGTCTATGGCTACGGCAAGCCCACTTATCACTCGTGCATTTGGGTGCGGCGCGACAGCGGCATCAACACCCTGGCGGATTTGAAAGGAAAGAACATTGCCTTTGCCGACCAGATCGACATGTCGGGACACTTGTTGCCGCGCGAGATTTTCGTCCAGGCCAGAATGCTCACCGGCAAGCGCGTGGAAGGCGAATTCTTCAAGCAAGTCTATTTTGCCGGCGGCGACGAACAGGCCATGCGTTCGGTCGCCAACCGGTTCGTGGATGCAGCCGGCGTCAGTCAGTACGCCGACCAACTGTTGCGCCTTGAAGAGCGCGATCAGGTAAAATCGATCGCGACTTCGATCGAAAGCCCGTCGCATCTCGTGATGGCTCGCAAAGGCCTGGACAAATCCGTCGCGGACCGCGTGAAGCGCGCGCTGCTGGCGCTGGAGATTTCGGACCCGAACGACAAGATCATTCTGAACAAGCTTTACGGCGTGCAAGGCTTCGCCGAGGCCAAACTGTCGGACTTTGCGGAAGTGGCCAAAATCGCGGCGCGCTACGGTTTTGTGAAGAAGCCCGAGTTGTTTGGAGCGCGCGCGCCTTGAAGAGGTGCTCCGCCTCCGGTGTTGAAGCGCTCCGACAAAATCCGAATTCCCAATTCCGCATGACGAGAGAAACCCGATTGCCGAA contains:
- a CDS encoding cytochrome C encodes the protein MVQPMNSTLRTAELNGERPLRRSADFQSAVSQVFNLLGLRLLSLLLFAAFAPPAARAHIIPPEKLHPVAEAYRRASFVLNLNPVKWDIARSDSLDLANYWRSFDPFAAEKLAKEIETVISRATLVPNEIARIEPMPRQEAASRVLGLLTKAVPPIVRAHLQEAERRIAERTAALDHVHQAQGAFGAVEDVILASDPTAGHRLGQCWLKLASAIGNPGLLGVGAIQPDPASFRSEAREILQYLDANYGEDFSVPVGRKLAPWPLKSSTFNPKAALPIKLPPGSNVNKQIPRPRQILNMTARGVDESETALIALGDMAFDSAYIYGEPMRSLGMSCNTCHNKSITNPNLFVPGLSARPGGMDVSNSYFAPHANNGHFDPLDTPDLRGIRFTAPYGRNGRFASLREFVRNVIVNEFNGPEPAPMLLDGMIAYMNEFEFLSNPALTKDGRLNESAPEAARRGEKIFHRTFPQMNGRSCATCHIPSANFLDHRRHDIGSVKGYEAGSRDRALDTPTLLSAKYTPPYFHDGSLPTLQAVNEWFDKTYELGLSSGELDDLTAYVETVGDGVEAYEGTPYYLDAEMEEFSFFLSAFEFLDEKNKPELMNATFQTVALEIRNHKWELQDPASRPVMDQLAGILDEAYAASLAGDRASVRNKVEAYRTLYQANVDRLK
- a CDS encoding phosphate/phosphite/phosphonate ABC transporter substrate-binding protein, whose protein sequence is MNSHRESRESKAGESVAQAVASCAGRPHNRSADLQSAVSPISNRQSARQGRAPLDWLETQQVENLRYGRLEICATSLRRLRYRLGTLRLRAHRQAILAILACGLLMLQFSTFAQEQPQGGARKHPYPEKVPLNAKAEPLRIAFISYANPQTVVKDSEAVVRYLGQFVGVPIQSSVTLDYGSSIEAMRGGKADLAFVDPLAFMMAHEQIGALPLLLEVYGYGKPTYHSCIWVRRDSGINTLADLKGKNIAFADQIDMSGHLLPREIFVQARMLTGKRVEGEFFKQVYFAGGDEQAMRSVANRFVDAAGVSQYADQLLRLEERDQVKSIATSIESPSHLVMARKGLDKSVADRVKRALLALEISDPNDKIILNKLYGVQGFAEAKLSDFAEVAKIAARYGFVKKPELFGARAP
- a CDS encoding transporter, yielding MKYCTILSLVAAAAALQLNLNAASVHSTDLLKVVKAQTPLKLDPPGTPRKLASDGNVGGIMDNSFFVEEAYNQETGVVQHIFNGIYGVDRLPGPDDKSLALVFTQEWPVFSQTHQFSYTVPYYFAETAGQSDNGFGDVLLNYRYQAYFSEDTLRAFAPRFSLVLPTGNNDDGLGEDTVGYQWNLPFSTAVGDSWFAHANAGLTYLPDAGPSPGNDLLHYNVGASAIYAPTRNLHFMLEWIGLWNEGPGASGGLEREFEAILAPGIRRAFDLANDSQLVIGLGVPIGLTSSAPDFGVFLYLSFEHGFLRKQK
- a CDS encoding DUF5069 domain-containing protein, which codes for MPLNNPDLTKQPPRSARVRLGGYAILPRMLDKGRAAIAGKNGEYKFACPLDQRFLQFAGADAEALKAQLAAGKSDSEILDWINANSKTKPSPADIAAWSALQEQRVPTDPESRKFFNDIHASVAPKRTDIATWFDLLDLDDYVSFGGKP
- a CDS encoding DUF971 domain-containing protein; amino-acid sequence: MRPTDIQQIGAELAIKWEDGSESFVSLENLRRHCPCAGCKGEMDVMGNVYKMPEKPLSPAAFQLRQIVRVGSYAIQPVWADGHSSGIFSFDYLRKVTA